A region of Blattabacterium cuenoti STAT DNA encodes the following proteins:
- the proS gene encoding proline--tRNA ligase, producing MSPLLTKRNQNYSKWYNEIVIKSGLAEYSGIRGFMIIKPYGYSLWDRLKTILDKMLKITGHQNVYFPLLIPKSIFSKEKKHIKIFSEGCAIVTHSRLIKNNRDGEKLIIDSKSELEEELVIRPTSESIIWNTYKRWIQSYRDLPILSNQWGNALRWEMRTRLFLRTTEFLWQEGHTAHSTKKEAIEEAIKILNIYTNFSEKFMAIPVLKGIKPFMDKFYGSDKTYCIEALMQDGKALQMGTSHFLGQNFSKAFNVKFTNFNGKREYVWGTSWGVSTRLIGGLIMSHSDDKGLILPPKIAPIQVVIIPICYKKNIVNVHETSIKILNILEKEGIRVKYDDRIILTPGWKFHEYEMKGIPIRINIGKNEIENEKVEIFRRDTYEKIYIPWIKLKNLIPKLLDEIQENIYKKALQRTQKLIIKLDHYNDFKHQINHSGGFIFSHWDGTKNTGKKIQEETEATIRCIPISNEKEEGKCIFSGKPSSQRVVFSKSY from the coding sequence ATGAGTCCATTATTAACTAAACGGAACCAAAATTATTCGAAATGGTACAATGAAATTGTTATTAAATCCGGTTTAGCAGAGTATTCCGGAATACGTGGTTTTATGATCATAAAACCATATGGATACTCTTTGTGGGATAGATTGAAAACAATATTAGATAAAATGTTAAAAATTACGGGACATCAAAATGTTTATTTTCCTTTACTTATTCCAAAATCTATTTTTTCAAAAGAAAAAAAACATATTAAAATTTTTTCCGAAGGATGTGCTATCGTGACTCATTCTAGATTAATAAAAAATAATCGAGATGGAGAAAAATTAATTATTGATTCTAAATCTGAATTAGAAGAAGAACTAGTCATTAGACCTACTTCAGAAAGTATAATATGGAATACTTACAAACGTTGGATTCAATCTTATAGAGATTTGCCTATTTTATCTAATCAATGGGGAAATGCATTAAGATGGGAGATGCGAACTCGTTTATTTCTTAGAACTACTGAATTTCTATGGCAAGAAGGACATACAGCCCATTCCACAAAAAAAGAAGCAATAGAAGAGGCTATAAAAATATTGAACATTTATACAAATTTTTCAGAAAAATTCATGGCAATTCCTGTATTAAAAGGAATAAAACCATTTATGGATAAATTTTATGGTTCAGATAAAACATATTGTATTGAAGCGCTTATGCAAGATGGAAAAGCTTTGCAGATGGGGACCTCACATTTTTTAGGACAAAATTTTTCGAAAGCTTTTAATGTAAAATTTACTAATTTTAACGGAAAAAGAGAATATGTATGGGGGACTTCTTGGGGTGTATCTACCAGACTAATAGGTGGATTAATTATGTCTCATTCTGATGACAAAGGGTTAATTTTACCTCCAAAAATAGCTCCTATACAAGTTGTCATAATTCCAATATGTTATAAAAAAAACATTGTTAATGTTCATGAAACATCTATAAAGATTTTAAATATTTTGGAAAAAGAAGGAATAAGAGTAAAATATGATGATAGAATTATACTGACTCCTGGATGGAAATTTCATGAATATGAAATGAAAGGAATTCCTATTCGAATCAATATCGGAAAAAATGAAATAGAAAATGAAAAAGTAGAAATTTTTAGAAGAGATACATATGAAAAAATATATATACCTTGGATAAAATTAAAAAATTTAATTCCAAAATTATTAGATGAAATACAAGAAAATATTTATAAAAAAGCACTCCAAAGAACTCAAAAATTAATTATAAAATTAGATCATTATAATGATTTTAAACATCAAATAAATCATTCAGGAGGATTTATTTTTTCTCATTGGGATGGAACGAAAAATACAGGTAAGAAAATTCAAGAAGAAACAGAAGCAACTATACGTTGTATTCCCATATCTAATGAAAAAGAAGAAGGAAAATGCATTTTTTCCGGAAAACCTTCTTCACAAAGAGTAGTTTTTTCCAAATCTTATTGA